In candidate division KSB1 bacterium, the following proteins share a genomic window:
- the glpK gene encoding glycerol kinase GlpK, producing MYILAIDQGTTGTRAVLYDEKGRMVDKSDRSFRQIYPKPGWVEHDAMEIWQTVIDTVQELCARNTGGIAAIGITNQRETTVIWDRTTGQPIHHAIVWQCRRTADVCERLKPKEELVRRKTGLPVDAYFSGTKIKWLLEHAAGHRIEDLLFGTIDSWLIWKLTDGQVHATDYTNASRTMIFNIIEKRWDEELCQLLNIPLHILPAVRRSIDDYGRVTAIGPLVGVPIYGVAGDQQAALFGQACFSPGQIKNTYGTGCFLLMNTGDEAIFSNKGMLTTLAVAGDGSPCYALEGSVFIAGAAIQWLRDELRIIQTSKESEAAALAVPDNAGVYMVPAFVGLGAPHWDMQARGVIVGLTRGANRNHIVRAALEAMAYQSYDVLTAMAAETGMMAEKLAVDGGAVDNNFLLQFQADILNMPVVRPAIIESTSLGVAFMAGLKVGMWESSEELSQLKMIDREFRPAMSNEQREQLLSGWQKALRQAMLK from the coding sequence ATGTATATTTTAGCAATTGATCAGGGGACGACCGGGACGCGGGCAGTGTTATATGATGAAAAGGGGCGAATGGTGGATAAATCGGATCGGTCATTTCGGCAGATTTATCCCAAGCCAGGTTGGGTTGAGCATGATGCAATGGAGATCTGGCAGACGGTCATCGATACTGTTCAGGAATTATGTGCTCGAAACACCGGCGGAATTGCTGCGATTGGGATCACCAATCAGCGCGAAACGACAGTGATCTGGGATCGGACCACAGGACAACCGATCCATCATGCAATTGTTTGGCAATGCCGGCGTACTGCGGATGTTTGTGAGCGATTGAAACCGAAAGAAGAGCTGGTTCGGCGCAAAACAGGTCTTCCTGTCGATGCATATTTCAGCGGAACGAAAATCAAATGGTTGTTGGAGCATGCGGCTGGGCATCGAATTGAAGATCTGCTGTTCGGGACGATCGATAGCTGGTTGATCTGGAAATTAACCGATGGTCAGGTTCATGCGACCGACTATACCAATGCCTCCAGGACCATGATCTTCAACATTATCGAAAAACGATGGGACGAGGAATTGTGTCAATTGTTGAACATTCCGCTCCACATTTTACCGGCGGTGAGACGGTCCATTGATGATTACGGTCGAGTGACAGCGATCGGTCCGCTGGTTGGTGTGCCGATCTATGGGGTAGCTGGGGATCAGCAGGCAGCGCTCTTCGGGCAGGCCTGTTTTTCACCGGGACAAATCAAAAACACTTACGGGACGGGCTGTTTCCTGCTGATGAACACTGGGGATGAGGCGATTTTTTCGAATAAGGGCATGTTAACTACCCTGGCCGTAGCGGGGGATGGTTCGCCATGTTACGCGTTGGAGGGCTCGGTATTCATCGCTGGGGCGGCGATCCAATGGCTAAGGGATGAGTTGCGGATCATCCAGACATCGAAAGAGAGCGAAGCCGCGGCACTCGCGGTTCCGGACAATGCGGGGGTTTATATGGTTCCCGCTTTTGTGGGGTTGGGCGCTCCACATTGGGATATGCAAGCGAGGGGGGTGATTGTCGGTTTGACCCGCGGCGCCAATCGCAATCACATCGTTCGCGCAGCGTTGGAGGCAATGGCCTATCAGAGCTATGATGTGCTGACCGCGATGGCGGCCGAAACGGGCATGATGGCTGAGAAGTTAGCCGTAGATGGTGGAGCCGTTGATAACAATTTTTTGCTTCAGTTTCAAGCCGATATCCTGAATATGCCCGTAGTCCGTCCAGCCATCATTGAATCGACATCGCTGGGGGTCGCTTTTATGGCAGGATTAAAGGTTGGTATGTGGGAAAGCAGCGAGGAACTATCCCAACTGAAGATGATCGATCGTGAATTCCGACCAGCAATGTCCAATGAACAACGTGAGCAATTACTCAGCGGGTGGCAGAAAGCATTGCGCCAGGCGATGCTCAAATAA
- a CDS encoding lysophospholipase yields MSQYAEGRLQSEDGLTLFTRSWRPDGVETKAVTMIVHGLAEHSGRYVHVGEFLAGRGIAVEGFDLRGHGQSSSPGSKTYVKRFDDYIADAHLMLQRLMQRYSGLPIFVLGHSMGGLIASLLVVSRQPAIRGLILSAPALKISDDISPVLIKLSAIIGKLLPNLPTIKLDSSAISRDPEVVHKYDTDPLNYRGGIRARTGAEINRATQLIQRQMEAIQLPLLILHGTADRLADITGSKQLYERAQSSDKELKLYEGFYHEVMNEPEKEKVLNDIASWIEKRC; encoded by the coding sequence ATGTCACAATATGCCGAGGGTCGTTTGCAGAGCGAAGATGGTTTGACGTTATTCACCCGAAGTTGGCGGCCAGATGGAGTGGAGACGAAAGCAGTGACGATGATCGTTCACGGACTGGCCGAGCACAGTGGCCGGTATGTTCATGTGGGCGAGTTTCTCGCGGGACGTGGGATTGCAGTAGAGGGCTTCGATCTTCGAGGTCATGGCCAGTCATCAAGTCCTGGAAGCAAAACGTATGTGAAGCGCTTTGATGATTATATTGCGGATGCACATTTGATGTTGCAGCGGCTGATGCAGCGCTACTCCGGGTTGCCGATCTTTGTATTGGGTCATAGTATGGGAGGACTTATCGCCAGCCTGTTGGTAGTAAGTCGACAACCAGCCATTCGTGGTCTGATCCTGAGCGCCCCAGCCTTGAAAATCAGCGATGATATATCACCGGTGTTAATCAAACTATCGGCAATTATCGGCAAATTGCTGCCAAATCTCCCGACCATTAAATTAGATAGCAGTGCCATTTCGCGAGATCCAGAGGTGGTTCATAAGTATGACACCGATCCGTTGAACTATCGCGGTGGTATTCGGGCTAGAACCGGGGCTGAGATCAATCGGGCCACCCAACTCATTCAGCGACAGATGGAAGCGATCCAATTGCCGTTATTGATCCTTCACGGAACGGCCGATCGTCTGGCAGATATAACTGGTAGCAAGCAATTGTACGAGCGGGCGCAGTCCAGCGATAAGGAATTGAAGCTTTACGAAGGATTTTATCATGAAGTGATGAACGAGCCAGAGAAAGAAAAAGTCCTGAATGATATTGCGAGCTGGATCGAAAAAAGGTGCTAA